In a genomic window of Candidatus Acidiferrales bacterium:
- a CDS encoding GNAT family N-acetyltransferase, with product MVEIRFCSEKDFDDVVKLLHQLWPDKKIDLLSLKKVFDRALVSDSQKYVCAAEGGKVVGFGSLTIKNNLWQEGYICHVDELVVDSNFRHHGIGTGILRHLITIAKEKNCRRIELDSAFHRKDAHKFYENLGFENRAFLFSKIL from the coding sequence GTGGTAGAAATCCGTTTTTGCAGTGAAAAAGATTTTGACGATGTAGTCAAATTGCTTCATCAGCTCTGGCCCGACAAGAAGATTGATCTTCTTTCTCTCAAAAAAGTTTTCGACAGGGCTCTCGTTTCCGACTCGCAAAAATATGTCTGTGCCGCTGAAGGTGGAAAAGTCGTCGGGTTCGGTTCGCTTACCATTAAAAACAATCTCTGGCAAGAGGGATATATCTGCCATGTCGACGAACTCGTCGTCGATTCAAACTTCCGGCACCATGGCATCGGCACAGGGATTCTCCGGCATCTCATAACTATTGCCAAAGAAAAAAATTGCCGCAGGATCGAGTTGGATTCAGCGTTTCACCGAAAAGATGCTCATAAGTTTTATGAGAATTTGGGTTTTGAGAACCGTGCCTTTCTTTTCTCGAAGATTCTATGA
- a CDS encoding SDR family NAD(P)-dependent oxidoreductase, whose translation MNISGNTILITGGATGIGYAFAESFLAEKNEVIICGRRKERLLEVQKKHPEVHIRVCDVADEADRKSLVEWATSSFPKLNILINNAGIQRDVDFTKGVDEFLAGESEIKINLEAPIILSGMVIPYLTGKKDAAIINVSSGLGFIPAARMPVYSATKAALHAFSMALRHQLLKTGIKVIEVVPPGVDTELNPEGRAKRGNYKAGLTPEEFVAAVMKSLKADVLEIGHGMTEGAIKASRAELDESFKRMNSRW comes from the coding sequence ATGAATATATCAGGCAATACAATATTAATTACCGGCGGGGCTACCGGAATAGGTTACGCGTTCGCCGAATCTTTCCTGGCGGAGAAGAATGAAGTCATAATCTGCGGCCGGCGGAAAGAAAGACTTCTTGAAGTTCAGAAGAAGCATCCGGAAGTCCACATTAGGGTTTGCGACGTGGCTGACGAGGCGGATCGCAAATCACTTGTAGAGTGGGCCACTTCAAGTTTTCCAAAATTGAATATTTTGATCAACAACGCCGGTATTCAAAGAGATGTCGATTTCACGAAAGGGGTCGACGAATTCCTTGCGGGTGAAAGCGAAATCAAAATCAATCTGGAAGCTCCGATAATTTTGTCGGGCATGGTCATTCCATATCTGACCGGAAAGAAAGATGCCGCCATCATCAATGTTTCATCCGGATTAGGCTTCATACCGGCGGCGCGAATGCCTGTATACAGCGCGACCAAAGCTGCGCTTCATGCGTTCTCCATGGCACTGAGACATCAACTCTTAAAGACCGGCATCAAAGTTATCGAGGTTGTTCCGCCGGGTGTCGACACAGAATTAAATCCGGAAGGGAGAGCCAAGCGAGGAAACTACAAAGCAGGTTTGACACCCGAAGAGTTTGTCGCGGCCGTGATGAAGAGTCTCAAAGCAGACGTACTCGAAATCGGTCACGGTATGACCGAAGGAGCAATCAAAGCGTCGAGAGCGGAGTTGGACGAGAGTTTTAAGAGGATGAATAGCAGGTGGTAA
- a CDS encoding alpha/beta hydrolase, producing the protein MKLFLSMTAFLLFSICALAQQSTLKIWNGLAPGTENRNNEEKITGGSISNVYQPELTVFLPQNKIENCPAVLVFPGGGYTHLAFKKEGIKIGEWLSSNGIAAFVLKYRLNPAEALQDAQRAMSLVRARAKDYSIDPGKIGVIGFSAGGHLAANLVIHNSKASMTDYVDSVNCKPNFAILIYPYLGEVPGFSTLLYESVDKDFPPTFIVHASDDNKVPVQQSIDYYTGLHKAGVSCELHIFEKGGHGFALEDDRGPVKSWALLCIGWLKINGILLD; encoded by the coding sequence GTGAAATTGTTTCTATCAATGACAGCCTTTTTATTGTTTTCAATCTGTGCCCTTGCCCAACAGTCTACGCTCAAAATCTGGAACGGACTTGCGCCGGGGACAGAAAATCGTAATAATGAAGAAAAAATCACCGGCGGCAGTATCTCCAACGTGTATCAACCGGAGCTGACGGTATTTCTTCCGCAAAACAAAATTGAAAATTGTCCGGCGGTCCTGGTTTTTCCTGGAGGTGGTTACACCCACTTAGCATTCAAGAAAGAAGGGATAAAGATCGGCGAGTGGCTGAGCTCGAACGGCATTGCTGCGTTCGTGTTGAAATACAGATTGAATCCTGCAGAAGCATTGCAGGACGCGCAGCGGGCGATGAGTCTTGTACGGGCAAGGGCAAAAGACTACAGCATCGATCCCGGGAAAATCGGGGTCATCGGATTCTCTGCCGGCGGACATCTCGCGGCCAACCTCGTCATTCACAATTCAAAAGCTTCTATGACGGATTATGTCGATTCAGTAAACTGTAAACCCAATTTTGCCATACTGATTTATCCATACCTGGGAGAGGTACCCGGATTTTCGACACTTCTTTACGAGTCTGTCGACAAGGATTTTCCCCCGACATTCATCGTGCATGCTTCCGACGACAACAAGGTTCCCGTGCAGCAAAGCATCGATTACTACACTGGTCTGCACAAAGCGGGCGTTTCATGTGAACTGCACATTTTTGAGAAGGGCGGTCATGGTTTCGCGCTTGAGGATGACCGCGGCCCGGTGAAGAGTTGGGCGCTGCTATGTATCGGTTGGCTGAAAATTAACGGGATACTTTTGGATTAA
- a CDS encoding DUF5686 family protein, with the protein MIKHSEISGGKIILRAYIGNALFILVLFLCKSAASQGVYTISGRIVDAKTGCPLPSANVRVSGSAKGTITNLDGSYLISLPAGEYTLFYSYVGYQMDSAVVRLAGNVREDVKLQPADILFPEVVSIAEDPAYAIIRKAIEKKHEWAKLLRSYDFKAFTRLTIYRDTALAGITESYTDGYWQEGDSLREVVTQKRETKNLPEAGLIPFVGEIVNFTDDLIEFAGYKFVGPIAENAFDYCKYRLLRTFTKNNVAVYEIEVIPDSRIVPLFSGKISIADSSYAVMGVDFRPNEAFNIPFLTDLKVNFAQHYSLYEGKFWMPADIITDFGMKIQFAGISLPRITINETSDIYDYRLNDQIADSILKKPVLVIDSSATKFDSTFWSAHEVLPLTLAEEKAYNTLDSTQTLAKQFKPTGVAAKLFDKGGPLSVLKYVDVRFNRVEGLFLGGIYTYTSERSWRMVGLSNEGFVDTSGSGGWSLSAAAGYGISDKIFKWRVGGDYPFADHVKSGAGAEVHRDIDHYPEDNFFSSFTTTITSLFGCNDYYNYYMAYGWSAHYSIVPIDHLNLTATYLSEDETSVVNHTEFSILALGNAYRPNPPIMSGEMRSAKISIRYGDEEAPLGILPTNAVELNAEYSSPSFLASNFHFGRYHLTASYHFDTFLKNYLFPPQTQVMFAGGYSTGTLPVQREFVLDSQIGGLAPFGVLKTARPVEFAGDKFAMVSVEQNFRNVPFLLLGIPFLYKKGMELLIDASAAQSWLNGVSTTNGWYYEAGVGLGKILGLIRMDLTYRLSKPNDVYFSVGMSSIL; encoded by the coding sequence ATGATAAAACATTCTGAAATTTCAGGAGGGAAGATTATTTTGCGCGCTTATATCGGCAACGCACTTTTTATTTTAGTTTTATTCCTTTGTAAGTCGGCAGCATCCCAAGGCGTTTACACAATTTCAGGCCGGATCGTCGACGCCAAGACGGGATGTCCACTTCCGTCGGCGAACGTGAGAGTTTCCGGCTCGGCGAAGGGGACCATCACCAACCTCGACGGTTCCTATCTCATTTCTCTTCCGGCGGGGGAGTACACTTTATTTTATAGTTACGTCGGCTATCAAATGGATTCCGCGGTTGTTAGGCTTGCCGGAAATGTCCGTGAGGACGTCAAACTCCAGCCGGCAGACATTTTATTTCCGGAGGTTGTATCTATTGCCGAAGACCCGGCGTATGCGATCATTCGAAAGGCAATTGAAAAGAAACACGAATGGGCAAAGCTGCTTCGGTCATATGACTTCAAAGCCTTCACGAGGTTGACAATTTACCGTGACACGGCTCTTGCAGGCATCACCGAATCGTACACCGATGGCTATTGGCAGGAAGGGGATTCGCTCCGCGAGGTGGTCACCCAGAAACGTGAGACTAAGAATCTGCCGGAGGCGGGGCTCATACCTTTCGTGGGAGAAATAGTAAACTTCACTGACGACCTGATCGAATTTGCCGGCTATAAATTCGTCGGCCCGATCGCCGAAAACGCATTCGATTATTGTAAATACAGACTCCTCAGGACGTTCACTAAGAACAACGTCGCCGTTTACGAGATCGAAGTCATTCCAGATTCCCGAATCGTCCCGCTTTTCTCCGGCAAAATTTCAATTGCCGATTCGTCTTACGCCGTGATGGGAGTTGACTTCCGTCCGAACGAAGCATTCAATATTCCTTTTCTGACAGATCTGAAAGTAAATTTTGCCCAGCACTATTCTCTTTATGAAGGCAAGTTCTGGATGCCTGCCGACATAATCACCGATTTCGGAATGAAGATCCAATTCGCCGGCATTTCGCTTCCGAGAATCACGATCAACGAAACATCGGATATCTACGATTACAGACTGAATGATCAAATTGCCGATTCGATCCTTAAGAAACCTGTCCTTGTCATCGATTCGAGCGCGACAAAATTCGATTCGACATTCTGGAGCGCACACGAGGTTCTTCCGCTTACGTTGGCAGAAGAAAAAGCATATAACACGCTCGACAGCACTCAAACCCTGGCGAAGCAATTCAAGCCTACCGGCGTCGCTGCAAAACTCTTCGATAAAGGCGGACCTCTTTCGGTTTTGAAATATGTCGATGTGAGATTCAACAGAGTCGAAGGGTTGTTCCTCGGCGGGATTTATACGTACACGTCCGAAAGATCGTGGAGAATGGTCGGACTTTCCAACGAAGGATTCGTTGATACATCGGGGAGCGGAGGATGGAGCCTGAGTGCCGCAGCAGGGTATGGGATTTCAGACAAGATTTTCAAGTGGCGGGTTGGCGGCGACTACCCGTTTGCAGATCATGTCAAGAGCGGAGCCGGCGCGGAAGTCCATCGCGACATCGATCATTATCCCGAAGACAATTTTTTCTCGTCGTTTACGACCACGATAACTTCTTTGTTCGGATGCAACGATTACTACAACTATTACATGGCATACGGCTGGAGCGCGCACTATTCGATTGTGCCTATTGATCATCTTAATTTGACTGCGACTTATCTGTCCGAGGACGAGACGAGCGTGGTGAATCACACGGAGTTCAGCATCCTTGCGCTCGGAAACGCGTACCGTCCGAATCCGCCGATCATGTCGGGTGAGATGCGAAGCGCGAAAATTTCGATCCGTTATGGGGATGAGGAGGCGCCGCTCGGTATATTGCCGACGAATGCGGTGGAGTTAAATGCAGAGTACTCGTCGCCGTCGTTCCTCGCAAGCAATTTTCACTTCGGTCGTTACCACTTGACCGCGTCGTACCATTTCGACACGTTCTTGAAAAATTATCTTTTCCCGCCTCAGACGCAGGTGATGTTCGCTGGCGGCTATTCGACCGGGACTCTTCCCGTGCAGCGGGAGTTTGTCCTCGACTCACAGATCGGAGGACTCGCGCCTTTCGGGGTTCTGAAAACCGCGCGGCCGGTAGAGTTTGCAGGCGACAAGTTTGCGATGGTCTCAGTTGAGCAAAATTTCAGAAATGTTCCCTTCCTGCTCCTCGGCATCCCTTTTTTATACAAGAAAGGGATGGAGCTCCTGATCGACGCTTCTGCCGCACAGTCATGGCTCAATGGAGTATCGACGACAAACGGCTGGTATTACGAAGCCGGAGTCGGTTTAGGAAAAATTCTAGGACTTATTCGCATGGACTTGACTTACCGGCTCAGCAAGCCGAACGACGTTTACTTCAGCGTCGGGATGAGCAGCATACTGTGA
- a CDS encoding bifunctional homocysteine S-methyltransferase/methylenetetrahydrofolate reductase yields the protein MKKTFRERLKDGVIVCDGAMGTLLELYEYDEKPPEIQNIKNPDIVERAHREYIQAGAEIIETNTFSANRMLLEVYHLADRLNEINKSAVEIAKRAAGETVYVAGAVGPTGRLLEPLGKTKIADIRKVFKEQIEILVSGGVDLLILETFLDLNELDAAIDAAKEISPEIPIIAQKTFSEDGVILATDFPVEVVRHIKSKGVDVVGSNCTVGPQRMYGIIKSIYSEDVILSAQPAAGIPTLVDGRSIYHATPEYLATYARQLVEAGVTVIGACCGSTPAHIKAIAEAVHGLKSERTGESRESAVAVKRKTAVKPSTAGKGSTQSEFSKRLALTQSGAGKKFITTLELDIPRGLDISSVIEGARYCMQNGFDAVNITDGARARIRMSSIAISKIIQQETGIEAMTHLAARDRNMIGLQAELLGAHALGLRNILVITGDPAKVGDLPQAKSVFDVDSVGLIKIVKNLNCGMDSVGNPIGEATSFLIACAANPSADSFDYELEKLGRKVESGADVIFTQPIYEVGMFERFIKAVEPLHVPVVIGILPLRSHKHAEFLHHEIPGINIPEKIREKMFRSGENAAQVGIDISAEFLREIKSAVAGAYLLPPFKKYEVAIKVLEAAGI from the coding sequence ATGAAAAAAACTTTCCGAGAGAGACTTAAAGACGGCGTCATCGTATGCGACGGCGCGATGGGGACGCTGCTCGAATTGTATGAATATGACGAGAAACCGCCGGAAATACAGAACATAAAAAATCCCGACATCGTGGAGCGCGCACACCGGGAGTACATCCAGGCCGGCGCCGAAATTATCGAGACAAATACTTTCTCGGCAAACCGGATGCTTCTCGAGGTGTACCATCTTGCAGATAGATTAAACGAGATAAATAAATCCGCCGTCGAAATCGCCAAACGCGCCGCAGGGGAAACCGTTTACGTTGCCGGCGCAGTTGGACCCACCGGGAGGCTGCTTGAACCTCTTGGCAAGACAAAGATTGCGGATATAAGAAAGGTTTTCAAAGAGCAGATAGAAATTCTCGTCAGCGGCGGAGTAGATCTTCTGATCCTCGAGACATTTTTGGATCTGAATGAGCTTGACGCAGCCATCGATGCCGCTAAAGAAATTTCTCCGGAGATTCCGATCATCGCACAAAAAACTTTTTCGGAGGACGGCGTGATCCTGGCCACCGACTTTCCGGTCGAAGTCGTGAGACACATAAAATCCAAAGGCGTCGACGTCGTCGGCTCGAACTGCACGGTCGGACCGCAAAGAATGTACGGCATCATCAAGTCCATTTATTCGGAAGACGTAATATTGTCCGCCCAGCCCGCAGCGGGAATTCCGACCCTGGTCGACGGAAGATCGATTTATCACGCCACGCCGGAATATCTCGCAACCTATGCAAGGCAGCTTGTCGAAGCCGGCGTCACCGTCATCGGAGCCTGCTGCGGCTCGACACCCGCCCACATCAAAGCAATTGCAGAAGCCGTCCATGGCTTGAAATCCGAACGAACCGGGGAATCACGGGAATCTGCCGTTGCAGTAAAGAGAAAGACCGCGGTCAAGCCATCGACAGCGGGAAAAGGCTCGACACAATCGGAGTTTTCAAAAAGACTTGCGCTCACGCAGAGTGGCGCCGGAAAGAAATTCATCACTACTCTTGAGCTCGATATTCCCCGGGGCCTCGATATCTCCAGCGTGATCGAAGGAGCACGCTATTGCATGCAAAATGGATTCGACGCGGTCAACATTACCGACGGTGCGCGCGCACGGATAAGAATGAGCTCGATCGCGATCTCGAAAATCATCCAGCAGGAAACAGGGATTGAAGCCATGACCCATCTTGCCGCGCGCGATAGGAACATGATCGGTCTTCAGGCCGAGCTCCTGGGAGCGCATGCACTCGGCTTAAGAAATATCCTCGTCATAACGGGCGACCCTGCGAAAGTCGGCGACCTTCCTCAAGCGAAGTCGGTCTTCGATGTCGATTCCGTCGGACTCATCAAGATAGTAAAGAACCTGAATTGCGGAATGGATTCGGTCGGAAACCCTATCGGCGAAGCGACATCGTTTCTCATCGCTTGTGCCGCCAATCCGTCGGCGGACAGTTTCGATTACGAATTGGAAAAACTGGGCCGCAAGGTGGAATCGGGAGCGGATGTAATTTTCACTCAGCCGATCTACGAAGTCGGCATGTTTGAGAGATTCATCAAAGCGGTTGAACCGCTGCACGTACCGGTTGTCATAGGAATCCTCCCGCTTCGGAGTCACAAGCACGCCGAGTTCCTCCACCATGAAATACCAGGAATAAACATACCGGAGAAGATACGGGAGAAGATGTTCCGCTCCGGGGAAAACGCGGCCCAAGTGGGAATCGACATTTCAGCGGAGTTTCTCCGCGAGATTAAGTCGGCCGTAGCAGGCGCATATCTCTTGCCGCCGTTCAAGAAGTACGAGGTGGCAATAAAAGTCCTCGAAGCGGCTGGCATATAG
- the ppk1 gene encoding polyphosphate kinase 1, producing the protein MENPPGEEMKGQDSKIELASSGTIFGRLKRTGSTKRRRSTDQKSSHAEPLVEPGLYINRELSWLEFNQRVLQEACDQRHPLLERVKFLSIVSTNLDEFFMIRVAGIKELILADIVEYSPDGLTPSQQLHAVHDRVSVMLKEMCDCYRKDLLPNLAAQGIYIVKMDELTVEDRKKLGDLFAREIYPVLTPLAFDPGHPFPYISNLSLSLAVVVKTPNGEERFARVKVPDVLPRIVQIPNGGSHDLEKVWRFVWLEDVIANNLNLLFPGMTVEESYAFRVTRNADMEIQEDEADDLIQSIEESIRQRRFGSVVRVSIENKMPARIKDILIENLEVTPDDVYELDPPLDPSQLMTLLKLPRPELKDPTYVPVSFMAEEDGEDILSSIRRGDILLHHPYDSFNPIVQFIRSAANDPNVLAIKQTLYRIGKESPLIPLFVEAAEKGKQVAVLVELKARFDEENNIGWAKQLERAGVHVVYGLVGLKTHAKMALVVRRENDGLRRYVHLGTGNYNTITARIYTDLSYFTCREDITEDITEVFNYLTGYSRRDSYKKLAVAPVTLRQKVESLIDREIRNAQNGKPGHMILKMNALTDVKMIAKIYEASKAGVKIDLIVRGICSLRPGVKGISETIRVVSIVGRYLEHSRVFYFYNAGQPELYLSSADLMGRNLERRVELMFPVEDESLAIKIREEVLDTALADSLRARELKSDGSYALISAQNGKVSYDLQEKTMLSRTEAAHTQKPVMREAPLESST; encoded by the coding sequence ATGGAAAATCCACCAGGCGAGGAAATGAAGGGACAAGACTCAAAGATCGAATTGGCTTCTTCCGGAACAATTTTCGGCAGACTGAAACGAACGGGTAGCACGAAACGGCGGCGCTCGACCGATCAAAAATCAAGTCACGCCGAACCGCTCGTTGAACCGGGTCTTTATATCAATCGCGAGTTGAGCTGGCTCGAATTCAATCAGCGGGTTCTTCAGGAGGCTTGTGATCAACGGCATCCACTCCTTGAGCGGGTAAAATTTCTTTCTATCGTAAGCACGAACCTCGATGAATTCTTCATGATACGTGTTGCGGGTATCAAGGAACTTATCCTGGCGGATATCGTGGAGTATTCACCCGACGGCTTGACGCCGTCGCAGCAGCTTCACGCAGTCCATGACCGTGTTTCTGTAATGCTGAAAGAGATGTGCGATTGCTACCGGAAAGATTTGCTTCCTAACTTGGCCGCTCAGGGAATTTACATCGTGAAGATGGATGAGCTCACCGTTGAAGACCGCAAGAAGCTCGGAGATTTATTTGCCCGTGAAATATATCCTGTCCTGACGCCGCTTGCGTTCGATCCAGGACATCCCTTCCCCTACATTTCCAATCTCAGCCTCAGTCTCGCAGTCGTCGTGAAAACTCCGAACGGCGAAGAAAGATTTGCCCGTGTCAAAGTTCCCGACGTTCTTCCGCGCATAGTTCAGATTCCGAACGGCGGATCGCACGATCTTGAGAAAGTGTGGCGCTTCGTCTGGCTGGAAGACGTCATCGCCAACAACCTCAACCTTCTTTTTCCCGGAATGACAGTCGAAGAGTCTTACGCTTTTCGCGTCACAAGAAATGCCGACATGGAAATTCAGGAAGACGAGGCCGACGACTTGATACAATCAATCGAAGAATCCATCCGGCAGCGGCGCTTCGGCTCAGTGGTTCGCGTCAGCATAGAAAACAAGATGCCGGCCCGAATTAAAGATATCCTGATCGAAAATCTGGAAGTCACGCCGGACGATGTTTACGAGCTTGATCCACCGCTCGATCCGAGTCAGCTCATGACTCTCTTGAAACTTCCCCGGCCGGAATTGAAAGATCCGACTTATGTTCCCGTTTCTTTCATGGCCGAAGAAGACGGGGAAGATATTCTCAGCAGCATTCGTCGCGGAGACATTCTGCTCCACCATCCTTATGATTCCTTCAACCCGATCGTTCAATTCATCAGGTCCGCTGCAAACGATCCGAACGTCCTCGCCATAAAGCAGACGCTTTATCGGATAGGAAAAGAATCACCGCTCATTCCTCTTTTCGTCGAAGCCGCGGAGAAGGGAAAGCAGGTTGCGGTTCTCGTCGAGCTTAAGGCCCGCTTTGATGAGGAAAACAATATCGGCTGGGCCAAGCAGCTTGAGCGCGCCGGTGTCCATGTCGTCTACGGACTCGTCGGTCTCAAGACCCATGCGAAGATGGCTTTGGTGGTGCGCAGAGAAAACGACGGCCTTCGCAGGTATGTCCATCTCGGCACCGGCAACTACAATACGATCACCGCGAGAATCTATACCGACCTCAGCTACTTCACCTGCAGAGAAGATATAACCGAAGACATAACGGAAGTTTTCAATTACCTGACCGGCTATTCGCGCCGCGATTCATATAAGAAACTGGCCGTCGCACCTGTCACGCTCCGGCAAAAGGTTGAAAGTCTTATCGACCGGGAAATTCGGAACGCACAGAACGGGAAGCCAGGCCACATGATTCTTAAAATGAACGCCCTCACAGACGTTAAGATGATCGCAAAGATTTACGAAGCCTCTAAAGCCGGAGTGAAAATCGATTTGATCGTCCGCGGAATTTGCTCATTAAGACCGGGTGTGAAAGGGATCAGCGAGACGATCCGCGTCGTCAGCATCGTCGGCAGGTATCTGGAACACAGCAGGGTATTTTACTTTTACAACGCAGGCCAGCCGGAGCTTTATCTGAGCAGTGCAGATTTGATGGGTCGCAATCTTGAGCGAAGAGTTGAGCTCATGTTTCCAGTCGAAGACGAATCGCTCGCGATAAAAATCAGAGAGGAAGTGTTAGACACTGCGCTTGCAGATTCACTCCGCGCACGGGAATTGAAGTCCGACGGATCTTATGCCCTCATTTCTGCGCAGAACGGGAAAGTGAGTTACGACCTGCAGGAGAAAACGATGTTATCGCGGACCGAAGCTGCCCACACTCAAAAGCCGGTGATGCGCGAGGCGCCTTTGGAGAGCTCCACCTGA
- a CDS encoding SagB/ThcOx family dehydrogenase: protein MNRKRKKTESQPASMSGNSSPQKLLPIKLPKPTAGRDMSVTKALQRRKTTREISDRKLSLQMLSNLLWAACGVNRNVGPFEIPGRTAASASNSQEIDIYVALEEGTYLYDPFRHRLDPVLTGDLRSLAIGAGQADFMAKAPVQLIYVVDIHRLSHTSGYQEPGLLDPEVQKSYYFVDTGLIAGNVYLFAASQGLAVWFHNCNKPALAEKLNLRAEQRALFGQTVGYPAKK from the coding sequence ATGAATCGTAAAAGAAAGAAAACGGAATCTCAACCGGCTTCGATGTCCGGCAATTCTTCCCCGCAGAAGCTGTTGCCGATCAAGCTGCCGAAACCGACAGCGGGTCGTGACATGTCCGTGACAAAAGCGCTCCAGCGAAGGAAAACCACGCGCGAGATAAGCGATAGAAAACTCTCGCTGCAGATGCTTTCGAATCTCCTCTGGGCGGCGTGCGGAGTGAACCGTAATGTCGGTCCGTTCGAGATTCCGGGGAGAACAGCCGCGTCGGCGAGCAACTCTCAAGAAATTGATATCTACGTCGCCTTGGAGGAAGGTACTTACCTTTATGATCCGTTTCGTCACAGGCTCGATCCGGTTCTCACGGGTGATTTACGATCCCTCGCAATTGGCGCCGGCCAGGCAGACTTCATGGCGAAGGCGCCGGTCCAACTCATCTACGTCGTGGACATCCACAGGCTTTCTCACACATCGGGTTACCAGGAACCAGGTTTGTTGGATCCTGAAGTTCAGAAGTCATATTACTTCGTCGACACCGGGCTCATTGCGGGCAATGTATATTTGTTTGCTGCATCTCAAGGACTGGCAGTATGGTTTCATAATTGCAACAAGCCAGCGCTTGCGGAAAAATTAAATTTGCGCGCTGAGCAGCGGGCACTCTTTGGCCAGACGGTCGGATATCCTGCAAAAAAGTAA
- a CDS encoding class I SAM-dependent methyltransferase — protein sequence MGFINSWGNQVRAESYSKLEFPNTYYLAYRDLPEIIAGHVRGNRAVDFGCGAGRSTRFLKKLGFEVIGIDVALDMLKKAKEMDAEGNYQLVSNGSYSHIGAGKFDLVQSIFTFDNIPGWESRTSILASLCDLLKPTGRMVVLDATPELYTNEWASFSTKAFPENWHAKTGDIVRDIMLDVEDRRPVEDIFWTEKDYLKQFGMAGLEIVATYKPLGRDGEPFDWVTEKEIAPWMIFVLKKTKV from the coding sequence ATGGGATTCATTAATTCGTGGGGAAATCAGGTTAGGGCAGAGTCTTACTCCAAACTTGAATTTCCCAACACATACTATTTAGCCTACAGGGACCTTCCGGAAATAATCGCAGGACATGTTCGGGGCAACAGGGCTGTCGACTTCGGATGTGGAGCAGGTCGCTCCACTCGATTCTTGAAGAAGTTAGGCTTCGAAGTAATCGGAATCGACGTTGCCCTGGATATGCTCAAGAAGGCAAAAGAGATGGATGCCGAAGGTAATTACCAATTAGTGAGCAACGGAAGTTATAGCCACATCGGAGCAGGGAAGTTTGATCTGGTGCAGTCGATTTTCACGTTCGACAATATACCGGGTTGGGAGAGTCGCACATCTATCCTCGCTTCGTTGTGTGACTTGCTAAAACCGACAGGAAGAATGGTTGTTCTCGATGCGACACCTGAGTTGTACACAAACGAGTGGGCATCATTTAGTACAAAAGCTTTTCCCGAGAATTGGCATGCAAAGACGGGAGACATCGTACGCGATATCATGCTGGATGTGGAAGATAGAAGACCGGTTGAGGATATATTTTGGACTGAAAAAGATTATCTGAAGCAGTTCGGCATGGCAGGCCTGGAGATCGTGGCTACTTACAAACCGCTGGGTCGTGACGGCGAGCCGTTTGATTGGGTGACGGAAAAGGAGATCGCTCCATGGATGATCTTTGTGCTGAAGAAGACGAAAGTATGA
- a CDS encoding DNA-formamidopyrimidine glycosylase family protein: MFEIPEYVTIAGQMAKSLTGKHIAGGSLGNSPHKFVWYNRKPREFEKIIKGKTVGKAYARGKWLFIPVEPGYILVFGECGGKILLHESASDLPDKYHLSLLFDDSTALSAATQMWGAMELYEKGKELERKYICGMRTTPLEPKFTVTYLTKLIEESMKVGGKSVKALLTQNQLIPGIGNSIAQDIMFVGRLHPKQPLEVLEKDQIRKLHGAIVQTLKGAIRLGGRNDEFDLYGNPGKYVRLMDKDAVGRPCLECGTKIKKIAYLGGVCYFCPKCQGES, from the coding sequence ATGTTCGAAATTCCGGAATACGTAACCATCGCAGGACAAATGGCGAAGAGCCTCACAGGCAAACATATTGCCGGAGGAAGTCTTGGAAATTCGCCGCATAAATTTGTCTGGTACAATCGTAAGCCGCGCGAATTTGAAAAAATAATCAAAGGAAAAACCGTCGGCAAAGCATACGCCAGGGGGAAATGGTTATTCATTCCGGTAGAGCCCGGTTACATTCTTGTCTTCGGAGAATGCGGCGGCAAAATCCTGCTGCATGAATCTGCGTCGGATTTGCCCGACAAGTACCACCTTTCTCTTCTCTTCGATGATAGTACAGCTCTTTCGGCAGCGACTCAAATGTGGGGCGCGATGGAGTTGTACGAAAAAGGCAAAGAACTAGAGCGGAAGTACATTTGTGGAATGCGAACTACGCCGCTCGAGCCGAAATTCACCGTTACATATTTGACAAAACTCATCGAGGAAAGTATGAAGGTGGGAGGGAAGAGCGTGAAAGCTCTCCTCACACAGAATCAATTGATCCCCGGTATCGGAAATTCCATTGCACAGGATATAATGTTCGTAGGCAGGTTGCATCCGAAGCAGCCTCTCGAAGTTTTAGAAAAAGATCAGATACGAAAACTTCACGGTGCGATTGTGCAGACTCTCAAAGGCGCGATAAGACTCGGCGGGAGAAACGATGAATTCGATCTCTACGGCAATCCCGGAAAATATGTACGCTTGATGGATAAGGATGCTGTCGGCCGGCCATGTCTGGAGTGCGGTACCAAGATCAAGAAGATAGCCTACTTGGGCGGGGTGTGCTATTTTTGTCCGAAGTGTCAGGGAGAGTCTTGA